One part of the Pseudoalteromonas ulvae UL12 genome encodes these proteins:
- the tssI gene encoding type VI secretion system tip protein TssI/VgrG — protein sequence MNNYYFTFEVTGHAADLFEVQYFQGQEGLSQLFHFDIDLKCADVNFDSNVLVNQTAQFTFYFNNQPLRVIQGVINQFEESQYVVDGVLFKAKLVPKAWCLSAFESNEVYLDQTVEQTITTILEEVGLTASEFRFDLKQHYRSWPFRLQYSETHLNFLQRIIEREGIYYYFDAKEENAVLVFCDNLQSHQTVQAAPLIYQPANMRLTDHIDYVSSFICRQQSIPKKVILRDFNEALPSLDVRGEIEVDSQGIGEINIYGLNILTPEEGDQLCQIHANAYRCHKEQYILQSELATMGSGLLFSLQCHPRLVFNNPLYLIETISHEGANLHAFQSVESTSLPVGYQNTVTACSNQFDYVPLKQASKPEINGTLNGIIDSETDGEYAELDEYGRYKIKLPFDRKDREGGKASHWIRMIQPYGGTNEGMHFPLRKGTRVLLSFIGGDPDKPVIAGTISDLGEQSSLVRAENSTNSMIKTAGGNKIEIEDKQGKNRIKLECPTNQTYMHLGAPNHDGSGFVLLTQGIERKDIQGGQRLTTQVLGESATSSYTLTSQGQATDYSDIHQFQVIDHAGQSVETLTTQMEISGDYLIERRCGPKYIFTDGNEHVYGGGDVYGFGNGYEEAHWREGNNGGVHSDEVFNILGDSGEVFEQQEDGSWSRSYNKTIPGAQRFEPGDHQIEKVWSDTFSYQNGNNYAWGDTCDYEFGNGYAESHVETDDDGMPVNAINKTDWPYDLAIPKASEDNPHLVEVGAINGVYVKLDGGSTGVEKSIGNSYEYSHGKSVSVSYICDEEEHSYGGEKYEATYTKDGKLVGSEHKKNGVCTEIEQTPDGDFKEETISDVSGVGKVTTTNVYAYGAPVSYEIVREPAPGATFSFKGDGLPTIEMKMEIDVGATEISTHIGGMSNTVEIEALGMKNEVSISGAIMTNTIELSACPLETEIKTGDDGLEIKAWIGPLKTEMEARALKLKAEEGIKMEKEVMYLLNRQLTLASHNADLTNSQLRLASSLLTILN from the coding sequence ATGAACAATTATTATTTTACATTTGAAGTGACGGGACATGCTGCGGACCTTTTTGAGGTTCAGTATTTTCAAGGTCAGGAAGGTCTGTCGCAATTGTTTCATTTTGATATTGATCTTAAATGCGCAGACGTCAATTTTGACTCAAATGTCTTAGTTAACCAAACAGCCCAGTTCACTTTCTATTTCAATAATCAACCACTCAGAGTTATTCAAGGTGTGATTAATCAGTTCGAAGAAAGCCAATATGTAGTCGATGGTGTGTTATTTAAAGCAAAGTTAGTACCAAAGGCATGGTGCTTAAGCGCATTTGAATCTAATGAGGTCTATTTAGATCAAACTGTCGAGCAAACCATTACCACAATTTTAGAAGAAGTAGGATTAACTGCGTCTGAGTTTAGGTTTGATCTGAAACAACACTATCGAAGTTGGCCCTTTAGGCTGCAATATAGCGAGACTCATCTGAATTTTTTGCAGCGAATCATCGAACGAGAAGGGATATATTATTACTTTGATGCCAAAGAAGAAAATGCTGTATTAGTGTTTTGTGATAATTTACAAAGCCATCAAACAGTTCAAGCAGCCCCCCTTATTTATCAGCCTGCGAATATGAGGCTGACCGATCATATTGACTATGTGTCTTCTTTTATTTGTCGCCAACAGAGTATTCCCAAAAAAGTGATTTTACGGGATTTCAATGAAGCCCTTCCTTCACTCGATGTTAGAGGTGAAATCGAAGTAGACAGTCAGGGGATCGGTGAAATTAATATTTATGGATTGAATATCCTCACGCCAGAAGAAGGGGATCAATTATGCCAAATTCATGCAAATGCTTATCGCTGCCACAAAGAGCAATATATTTTACAAAGTGAACTGGCAACAATGGGGAGCGGCTTGCTGTTTTCATTACAATGCCATCCACGGCTCGTATTTAATAATCCGTTGTATTTAATCGAAACAATCAGTCATGAAGGGGCGAACTTACATGCATTCCAAAGTGTTGAGTCAACATCGTTGCCTGTTGGTTATCAAAATACGGTCACGGCTTGCTCGAACCAATTTGATTATGTGCCGTTAAAACAGGCCTCTAAACCTGAAATTAATGGAACATTAAATGGCATTATCGACTCGGAGACCGATGGAGAGTATGCAGAACTGGACGAGTATGGCCGTTACAAAATAAAACTTCCTTTTGATCGAAAAGATCGCGAGGGTGGCAAAGCATCTCATTGGATCAGAATGATTCAGCCTTACGGCGGAACAAATGAAGGAATGCACTTTCCCCTTAGAAAAGGAACCCGCGTTTTATTGAGTTTTATTGGCGGTGATCCCGATAAGCCCGTTATAGCGGGCACTATTTCCGATTTAGGCGAACAAAGCTCGTTAGTGCGTGCAGAAAACTCGACCAATTCGATGATAAAAACAGCTGGCGGAAACAAAATAGAAATAGAAGACAAACAAGGGAAGAACCGCATCAAGCTAGAATGTCCAACCAATCAAACTTATATGCACTTAGGTGCGCCTAATCATGATGGTTCTGGATTTGTGCTGTTAACCCAAGGCATCGAGCGAAAAGACATACAAGGTGGGCAGCGTTTAACCACCCAAGTGCTAGGAGAAAGTGCCACAAGTTCCTACACTCTTACTTCACAGGGTCAAGCCACTGATTATTCAGATATACATCAATTTCAAGTGATCGATCACGCAGGTCAATCCGTGGAGACACTCACAACGCAGATGGAAATATCTGGAGATTACTTAATTGAGCGCCGTTGTGGCCCTAAATATATCTTTACTGACGGTAATGAGCACGTTTACGGTGGTGGAGATGTATATGGCTTTGGTAATGGCTACGAAGAGGCTCACTGGCGCGAAGGAAACAATGGTGGTGTCCACAGTGATGAAGTGTTTAATATCTTAGGTGATAGTGGCGAAGTATTTGAACAACAAGAAGATGGCTCGTGGTCACGTTCGTATAATAAAACAATCCCCGGCGCCCAACGGTTTGAGCCGGGCGATCACCAAATTGAGAAAGTATGGTCGGACACATTCTCTTATCAAAATGGTAATAACTACGCTTGGGGCGATACCTGTGATTATGAATTTGGTAATGGTTATGCCGAAAGCCATGTTGAAACCGACGACGATGGCATGCCTGTTAATGCGATCAATAAAACAGATTGGCCCTATGATTTAGCGATACCTAAAGCGAGTGAAGATAATCCACATTTGGTCGAAGTCGGTGCGATAAATGGGGTGTATGTAAAATTAGATGGCGGCAGTACGGGAGTTGAGAAAAGTATTGGAAATTCATATGAATACAGCCATGGAAAAAGTGTGTCTGTCAGCTATATTTGTGATGAAGAAGAGCATAGTTATGGTGGAGAGAAGTATGAAGCGACCTATACAAAAGATGGCAAATTAGTTGGCTCTGAACACAAGAAAAATGGCGTCTGTACTGAAATAGAACAAACCCCAGATGGCGATTTTAAAGAAGAAACGATTTCTGATGTATCAGGTGTTGGTAAAGTGACGACCACAAATGTGTATGCGTATGGCGCTCCAGTCTCGTATGAAATAGTCAGAGAGCCCGCGCCAGGCGCTACTTTTAGTTTCAAAGGGGATGGCTTACCGACAATTGAAATGAAAATGGAAATTGATGTCGGCGCAACTGAGATATCAACCCATATCGGGGGGATGAGTAATACGGTGGAGATAGAAGCGTTAGGCATGAAAAATGAGGTCAGTATTTCAGGCGCCATCATGACAAACACGATCGAGTTATCTGCTTGCCCATTAGAAACTGAAATAAAAACAGGGGATGATGGTTTAGAGATTAAAGCCTGGATCGGACCATTAAAAACAGAAATGGAAGCTCGGGCACTGAAACTCAAAGCCGAAGAAGGAATTAAAATGGAAAAAGAAGTCATGTATTTGCTTAATCGCCAATTAACGCTTGCCAGTCACAATGCTGACCTCACCAATAGTCAATTACGTTTAGCATCATCTTTACTGACAATATTGAATTGA
- the tssI gene encoding type VI secretion system tip protein TssI/VgrG, giving the protein MSRYTFSFQCQGFATDSFDLHAFEGIEALSQLFQFNLTLSSTNLELDADVAINKDATLIIYFNGQEIRQVNGLLSCFEETEYLVDKTLYKATLVPTAWTLAKFETNEIYLDQTIKETIAMIMEDAGILATHYRFDLSREYRKWPFRLQYKETHLSFIQRIILREGIYFYFENNQSHSVIVFTDNLQSLKTLEHSPLNFQPATSLDASTQFNRCHNLICKRNSLPKKVTLRDFNEESPSLDVRGEVEIDSNGIGDINIFGLNILSPEEGEALATIHANAFKCRKKEYIGEGEDALMCPGLSFDLCHHPRAALNEEHYLIEQVTHHGINGMMLNHSDDQQNIYSNSFIALSKQFEYAPHYVDCKPEIKGTLNAVIDAESSGEYAELDSFGRYRVKFPFDRKDREGGKASYWLRMMQPYGGTNEGMHFPLRKGTRVLISFIGGDPDRPYITGAISDSAEQISIVKDANQTNSVIKTPSGNKIEFEDKQGKNRIKLESPTNNTYLHLGAPNHDGSGYVMVTNGVQRKVIKGGSNVSIQTSAYSGATNTDSSELYNSAKSYQAGDLVNFNGKPYKCLVNQTTAASPLTQASDWQNYIGYVPAFLFYEQDSNGKLVDTATPPVKLSYSKELDGAYIVSRTQGNQYNWSQGNQFNYFATGLGQTGLTEPSNQNKHFNFGTNWAVHCAYYYYDSSQTTLRGKSPEELIDETMNLFVANIIDYDSEAIMQVDAAETARNQQLAAAAQTIINNERFDNYNQTLLSTFQQIESTPLYSSRSEAESAFYNTIKQQWLDPILAKEADLNARILEGKHISIDEEKYTLKKELTTKASKMAQTMAQDHLHQYIGEKYFLRSGWRSTESILESSNAMLTKLKDKTKERVANALKVMAIWQRYLSYSRVRVAHHDSLNIQKGNIYDFGGYWNYNLGNSYTENHMSQTTKINEIKDHDLLKVGGPYWGTMTNPADDFSHVSKPSMNWRYVDNVWVEKTFSGKSYEYTFEKESIEVNHKCKTLEISHGCASHELKFNGKGVKVFESKSGGGISEEWMSTPDGNFATYSKTDLSGAGKKTEDRVYAYEAPVSYEIVNKPAPGTAFSFKGDGLPTFSTSLVIDVGSTSIATHLGVMSNSVSIEAMGMSNAIKIDGTLMANTVKISETVLETNVKIGIGGMTAKAEIGGEAIGTYLSQKALDIKKEDAIKLHNDTIAIVLKQMEIERKALEIGSGDLKLTSAMLNLIA; this is encoded by the coding sequence ATGTCACGATATACGTTTTCATTTCAATGTCAGGGGTTTGCGACTGATTCATTTGATCTTCACGCCTTTGAGGGCATAGAGGCGTTGTCACAGTTATTTCAATTTAATCTGACGCTTAGCTCAACAAATTTAGAACTCGATGCTGACGTTGCAATCAACAAAGACGCGACTTTAATAATCTATTTTAATGGGCAAGAAATAAGACAAGTAAATGGGCTGCTGAGTTGTTTTGAAGAAACAGAATATTTAGTTGATAAAACACTTTATAAAGCCACTTTAGTCCCAACAGCTTGGACATTAGCGAAATTTGAAACCAACGAAATTTACTTAGATCAAACAATTAAAGAAACAATTGCCATGATAATGGAAGATGCGGGCATATTAGCAACGCATTATCGATTTGATTTATCGAGAGAATACAGAAAATGGCCCTTTCGACTACAGTATAAAGAAACCCACCTTAGTTTTATTCAACGGATTATTTTGCGGGAGGGCATCTATTTTTATTTTGAGAATAACCAGAGTCATTCGGTGATCGTATTTACCGATAATCTTCAGTCGTTGAAAACACTCGAGCATAGTCCACTTAATTTCCAGCCAGCTACTTCTTTGGATGCATCAACACAATTTAATCGATGCCATAATCTAATTTGCAAACGAAACAGCCTGCCAAAAAAAGTCACATTAAGAGATTTTAATGAAGAGTCACCTTCATTAGATGTACGCGGTGAAGTTGAGATAGATAGCAACGGGATTGGCGATATTAATATATTTGGCCTCAATATACTCAGCCCTGAAGAAGGCGAAGCGTTGGCCACCATCCATGCGAATGCGTTTAAATGCCGAAAAAAAGAATATATTGGTGAAGGCGAAGATGCATTAATGTGTCCGGGTTTGAGTTTTGATCTTTGTCATCACCCCAGAGCGGCATTGAATGAAGAGCATTACCTCATTGAACAAGTCACTCATCATGGGATTAATGGGATGATGTTGAATCACAGTGATGATCAGCAAAATATCTATAGCAACTCCTTTATTGCGTTATCAAAGCAGTTTGAATATGCGCCGCATTATGTTGATTGTAAGCCAGAAATTAAAGGCACACTGAATGCGGTTATTGATGCAGAATCAAGTGGTGAATACGCTGAGCTTGATTCATTTGGACGCTATAGAGTGAAGTTTCCTTTTGATAGAAAAGATCGCGAAGGAGGGAAGGCCTCCTACTGGTTACGTATGATGCAGCCTTACGGTGGAACCAATGAAGGGATGCATTTTCCACTTAGAAAAGGGACTCGCGTACTGATCAGCTTTATTGGTGGTGATCCCGATCGCCCCTATATTACGGGGGCAATTTCTGATAGTGCAGAGCAAATCAGTATCGTTAAAGATGCTAATCAAACCAATAGTGTCATTAAAACTCCCAGTGGTAACAAAATTGAGTTTGAAGATAAACAAGGCAAAAATAGAATCAAATTAGAGTCCCCGACCAATAATACCTATCTTCATTTAGGTGCACCCAATCACGATGGTTCAGGTTATGTGATGGTCACTAATGGTGTGCAGCGTAAAGTGATTAAAGGAGGCAGTAATGTTTCGATTCAAACCAGTGCCTATAGTGGCGCAACCAATACCGATTCTTCCGAGTTATACAACAGCGCTAAGTCATACCAAGCAGGTGATTTGGTCAATTTTAATGGAAAACCATACAAATGCTTAGTTAATCAAACTACTGCGGCTTCACCGTTAACACAGGCGAGTGATTGGCAAAATTATATCGGTTATGTGCCAGCATTTTTGTTTTATGAACAAGATAGCAATGGCAAACTGGTCGATACCGCAACCCCTCCAGTTAAATTGTCTTATTCAAAGGAACTTGATGGGGCGTATATTGTTTCACGCACGCAAGGTAATCAATATAATTGGTCACAAGGTAACCAGTTTAATTATTTCGCAACTGGCCTTGGTCAAACTGGATTAACAGAGCCCAGTAATCAAAACAAACATTTTAATTTTGGCACCAATTGGGCTGTGCATTGTGCGTATTATTACTACGATAGTTCACAAACGACGCTGCGAGGTAAGAGCCCCGAGGAACTTATTGATGAAACAATGAATCTCTTTGTGGCTAATATTATTGATTATGATTCAGAAGCAATCATGCAAGTTGATGCAGCTGAAACTGCAAGAAATCAACAACTAGCAGCTGCAGCTCAAACAATTATCAATAATGAAAGATTTGATAACTATAATCAAACTCTCCTATCTACGTTTCAACAGATTGAATCAACCCCTCTTTACAGTTCAAGATCCGAAGCAGAATCTGCCTTTTACAATACCATCAAGCAGCAGTGGTTAGATCCAATTTTAGCGAAAGAAGCCGACCTCAATGCGCGAATACTTGAAGGAAAGCACATCAGTATTGACGAAGAAAAGTACACGTTAAAAAAAGAGTTAACCACTAAAGCGTCAAAAATGGCTCAAACAATGGCGCAAGATCATCTCCATCAATATATAGGTGAGAAATATTTTCTTCGTTCAGGCTGGCGTTCTACTGAATCTATTTTAGAGTCATCCAATGCCATGTTGACAAAATTAAAGGATAAAACGAAAGAGCGGGTGGCTAATGCCTTAAAGGTCATGGCTATTTGGCAGCGGTACTTAAGTTATTCGCGTGTCCGAGTGGCTCATCATGACTCATTGAATATACAAAAAGGCAATATTTATGACTTTGGTGGCTATTGGAATTATAACTTAGGCAATTCCTATACAGAAAATCACATGTCGCAAACGACCAAGATAAATGAAATCAAAGATCATGATTTACTCAAGGTTGGCGGGCCTTACTGGGGCACAATGACAAACCCTGCTGATGACTTTTCACATGTCAGCAAACCTTCGATGAATTGGCGTTATGTGGACAATGTGTGGGTTGAAAAAACGTTTAGTGGTAAGTCCTATGAATATACATTTGAAAAAGAGTCGATAGAGGTCAACCATAAATGCAAAACACTCGAGATAAGCCATGGTTGTGCCAGTCACGAGCTAAAATTTAATGGCAAAGGGGTCAAAGTATTTGAAAGTAAATCCGGGGGAGGAATTTCAGAAGAATGGATGAGTACTCCAGATGGAAATTTCGCCACCTATTCAAAAACAGACTTGTCAGGAGCTGGCAAAAAAACGGAAGACCGCGTCTATGCGTATGAAGCACCCGTTTCATACGAAATAGTCAATAAACCTGCTCCCGGTACCGCTTTTTCATTTAAAGGAGATGGTTTGCCGACGTTTAGCACCTCTTTAGTGATTGATGTTGGTTCGACGAGTATTGCAACCCATTTAGGTGTGATGAGCAATAGTGTCTCAATTGAGGCAATGGGCATGAGTAACGCTATTAAAATTGATGGCACGCTGATGGCAAACACAGTAAAAATCTCAGAAACAGTGTTAGAAACCAATGTAAAAATTGGCATCGGTGGCATGACAGCTAAAGCAGAAATAGGAGGAGAAGCTATCGGGACTTATTTATCTCAAAAAGCACTCGATATTAAAAAAGAAGATGCTATTAAGCTACATAACGACACCATCGCAATCGTGTTAAAACAAATGGAAATTGAGCGAAAAGCTCTTGAGATAGGATCAGGAGATCTCAAATTAACCTCAGCGATGCTGAACTTAATAGCCTAG